Proteins from a single region of Amblyomma americanum isolate KBUSLIRL-KWMA chromosome 10, ASM5285725v1, whole genome shotgun sequence:
- the LOC144108806 gene encoding uncharacterized protein LOC144108806, with protein sequence MLEKISQADMEEGEGQDLATTVLTCEGDLRDPGFPGRLQSLVLRLRELISDEEQPLWVKKVEPWNSVRVTFTLPRDAALRLRQLAQRGDRALRDLGILSVQVEGDQIISLTLAGRYGEPPKEIIIQKAAEEGEQESPASPHVSGVPASAAHASTAPSRAGSTSTVPAEPNSIPRSPAFAAATSTGGGSAFRSPNVVAPPPREPLPFLSSGSSRLVRPSTKTRPPFPFASMTHSMKQNSAAAAATTTSGSRFPFSPSPPLAAALGAAQRLGGSTSRGNVALSSPLLVNLLQSETGSGPQKLMMPPPLDTGQSTKRKRRPPKGNRGKEGASPPNSPSPPPPTSPSCDAASVLGGRGFPLSSHHIPLSPPRTPQPTSTVSVAPPSPPPATAAESRATTHLINPFTGHLEPMPSDEEDDEPVVRDLETSESSENGGHSERSLSDGGSGKDPGNPSSDTDSGIGKSSSSQSSNDPEPPPRDEVPRVSLPPTEGELKLRLKLDSKRSIKPDVEASPPPSPQGEPPRVPPLHISLRGPNVAVVVSPRKPDAPKKRSPRSPRSSNAEGSDARRGCRSARARGGDKAAERMRELSLLSGGGIVRVPVSMSPTVVLTPLQLQHPLGTRRTLPSPSSSSSSSSPSSSSPSSASSCAQSTKPAWSANTTSLGPEADSSVSDGSSPLRDRQNLPHALRSADHDSGAATSATTTATTTAAAPLQVGNGEPAANSALGALECHTTPHRTVRPGNVPTPETNGVLHTDEEEQRSPSPCRASPSLAKTTSAIEKKNPGLSGCLEGGGGGTNHIGSTKGDDGVSDLREAAERRLSPPVARIISLDTVTAKKNAFGGPVFEVSEMDVPAALKIGGLVGGNHRMPLLIPTGGGSGASFRGDVVLRQEYAAAHHSPLHHFHCTTTNSVLKPGIVRMNRLRFGTGFAATAAATQARVEATASVAVKTNGIVSSPPQNECDSTIDAESSLDSDDVVSNGPSSTTQVSVVAASRSASVTSQTLSAASAIVSRSDGFSGLPVSRSACDSSATNGIAEFAVVGNENSVTTTGRAEENGNGVSPDSHHELLPRDRLGPSDTDGDRSGDDEEASSALSERGSSISPPSEDHPSSNIPPDRPSSAPPPAAMPSHSPPPTSSTTPEPSTVASSQPTTTPSRPETAAPCSFSAPVASSSSSSSCAMPSSPTMWDSTQPAADVAAATPRMQPSTSQPAGGAADVPSSTQQVPGGRMISPSKWSTAGSDPQQRLTFIFKGNLTAGAPSTSASSCHTTTHPVLALPGGPPRGSAKTVPIKVLTLPPGASGLALKSSLAELISPSGQSSSGPRSSAASGSVSPPIRLVVSKMASVKAASLSGPTSGSSAKRALSPSVSPSPSAALVNMVMKSVMVAGATTSLKVRSPVPSTEAPSSVVPSSTASSTDMLSSARVPVLGLPEQQQPIVSGACEMPVGTPPVTPDDSREAMCAMAAAPSVVVTEADTHGASSSSSVGVVVSATDDNGGECGADDACSAEERLALPATCVDVAESGEDELAVLSPTVIANHVGSPQLPDSLSTLLDMAIDPPDDDDDSESASGQASPAAPVSLLLANHKDSEEEEAAVAEHDVDLELLRTCPEASVCAPGDELGDPDGLLRNQRRRAAQVPSPAVVAEAGESDHSSEEEMSLSELAHKSRVRQPRLPPPPRQGKENEGLVVTAADSPAPTTRREDGGPGRPRRLTAAVAAGESKAVRSRLGQQQMQGGQQQPQALANQSPMAIVASLPAERGSRRSPATMPSGRDHRASPPRLPNQRNFRRDSEVRDEDAVVVMKRKTRASGPSTDPQQEAAAPNKRRRYSKDSHR encoded by the exons ATGCTCGAAAAAATATCTCAAGCAG ATATGGAGGAAGGGGAAGGCCAGGACCTAGCCACCACAGTACTGACCTGTGAGGGGGACCTGCGCGACCCCGGATTCCCGGGGCGTCTCCAGAGCCTCGTGCTGCGCCTCAGGGAGCTCATCTCCGATG AGGAGCAGCCGTTGTGGGTGAAGAAGGTGGAGCCGTGGAACAGCGTGCGGGTGACGTTCACACTCCCCCGTGATGCGGCGCTGCGGCTACGGCAGCTGGCCCAGCGTGGTGACCGGGCGCTCCGCGATCTCGGCATTCTCTCGGTCCAGGTCGAGGGAGACCAG ATCATCAGCCTCACCCTCGCTGGCCGCTATGGAGAACCGCCGAAGGAGATCATCATCCAGAAGGCAGCTGAAGAGGGCGAGCAGGAGTCTCCGGCCTCTCCGCACGTGTCTGGGGTGCCGGCCTCTGCGGCTCACGCCAGCACTGCGCCCAGCCGTGCGGGCAGCACCTCCACCGTGCCCGCAGAGCCCAACTCCATCCCGAGGAGCCCCGCCTTCGCAGCGGCCACTTCAACCGGTGGCGGCAGTGCCTTTCGTTCTCCCAACGTAGTCGCCCCGCCACCCCGGGAGCCGCTGCCCTTCCTCTCGAGCGGCTCATCGCGGCTTGTGCGCCCCAGCACTAAGACCCGGCCTCCATTCCCCTTTGCGAGCATGACTCACTCGATGAAGCAGAACAGTGCTGCGGCAGCTGCTACGACCACAAGCGGCAGCAGGTTTCCATTCTCACCGTCTCCTCCACTGGCTGCCGCACTCGGGGCTGCTCAGCGCCTGGGCGGCAGCACCTCCCGCGGCAACGTGGCACTCTCTAGTCCGCTGCTGGTGAACCTCCTCCAGAGCGAGACTGGCTCCGGACCGCAGAAGCTGATGATGCCGCCGCCCCTGGACACTGGCCAGTCAACGAAGCGGAAGAGAAGGCCGCCCAAGGGGAACAGGGGTAAAGAAGGAGCGTCCCCTCCCAACTCTCCATCGCCCCCACCCCCAACAAGCCCGAGCTGCGATGCTGCCAGTGTCCTTGGCGGCCGTGGCTTTCCCCTGTCCTCCCACCACATTCCTCTGTCGCCACCCCGCACGCCTCAGCCGACGTCTACGGTCTCCGTGGCCCCTCCCTCACCCCCACCAGCCACTGCGGCCGAAAGCCGCGCCACCACGCACCTCATCAACCCTTTTACCGGCCACTTGGAGCCCATGCCTTCCGACGAAGAGGATGACGAACCAGTTGTTCGAGATCTCGAGACATCTGAGTCGTCGGAGAACGGGGGCCACTCTGAGCGCAGCCTGTCGGACGGCGGCAGCGGTAAGGATCCTGGCAACCCGTCCTCCGACACGGATTCAGGCATCGGCAAGTCATCATCGTCGCAATCCTCCAACGACCCTGAGCCGCCTCCTCGCGATGAGGTGCCTCGCGTCTCCTTGCCGCCCACTGAGGGTGAGCTCAAGCTGCGGTTGAAGCTCGATTCAAAGAGGAGCATCAAGCCGGACGTGGAAGCATCACCGCCGCCTTCACCTCAGGGCGAACCCCCTCGTGTTCCGCCATTACACATATCCTTGCGGGGCCCAAACGTGGCAGTAGTGGTGAGCCCGCGGAAGCCAGATGCCCCCAAGAAGCGCTCCCCACGTTCCCCGCGGTCTAGCAATGCAGAAGGCAGCGATGCTCGCAGGGGCTGCCGCAGCGCCAGGGCCCGCGGAGGAGACAAGGCGGCCGAGCGGATGCGGGAACTGAGCCTGTTGTCGGGCGGTGGCATCGTCCGGGTGCCTGTGTCCATGTCGCCGACGGTGGTTTTGACACCGCTACAGCTGCAGCACCCACTGGGCACCCGACGAACCCTGCCCTCGCCCTCTTCCTCATCTTCGTCCTCTTCGCCCTCCTCTTCGTCGCCCTCGTCTGCCTCCTCATGTGCACAGAGTACAAAACCTGCCTGGTCTGCCAACACCACCTCACTGGGGCCAGAGGCCGACTCTTCCGTCAGCG ATGGCTCCAGCCCGCTGCGAGACCGTCAAAATCTACCTCATGCCCTGCGGTCCGCGGACCATGACTCTGGCGCTGCCACTTCTGCAACGACGACAGCGACAACAACCGCAGCAGCACCACTCCAGGTTGGCAATGGTGAGCCTGCTGCGAACAGTGCCTTGGGAGCCCTTGAGTGCCACACGACGCCACACCGAACCGTGCGGCCTGGCAATGTGCCAACACCAGAGACCAACGGTGTGCTGCACACGGATGAGGAAGAGCAGCGGTCACCCAGCCCGTGTCGTGCCTCCCCTTCCCTGGCAAAGACGACCAGTGCAATAGAGAAGAAAAATCCTGGCCTCTCTGGCTGCCTTGAGGGAGGTGGAGGAGGCACCAACCACATTGGCTCAACAAAGGGTGACGATGGGGTCAGCGACCTCCGTGAGGCGGCAGAGCGGCGGTTATCCCCACCCGTGGCACGGATCATCTCACTGGACACGGTCACTGCCAAGAAGAATGCTTTTGGTGGCCCCGTCTTCGAGGTGTCTGAGATGGATGTGCCTGCGGCGCTCAAGATCGGGGGCTTGGTGGGTGGCAACCACCGAATGCCCCTGCTGATACCCACCGGCGGCGGCAGTGGAGCGTCGTTTCGTGGCGATGTGGTGCTTCGCCAGGAGTACGCCGCCGCACACCACTCACCACTCCACCACTTCCACTGCACCACAACCAATTCCGTCCTCAAGCCAGGCATTGTGCGCATGAACCGGCTAAGGTTCGGTACGGGCTTTGCTGCCACCGCAGCGGCGACACAGGCACGGGTGGAGGCAACGGCTAGTGTGGCGGTGAAGACCAATGGCATTGTGTCGTCACCACCGCAGAACGAGTGCGACTCAACGATAGACGCCGAATCGAGCCTAGACTCTGATGACGTCGTCTCAAACGGGCCGTCCTCGACAACGCAAGTGTCGGTTGTTGCGGCATCGAGGTCTGCAAGTGTGACATCACAGACGCTCTCAGCGGCAAGTGCAATTGTGTCCAGGTCGGACGGGTTTTCAGGACTGCCTGTGTCTCGCAGTGCATGCGATTCTTCTGCCACCAACGGCATCGCAGAGTTTGCAGTGGTCGGCAACGAGAACAGTGTGACAACGACAGGGAGGGCGGAAGAGAATGGGAATGGTGTGTCACCAGACTCGCACCATGAACTGCTACCACGGGATCGCTTAGGCCCCAGTGACACAGATGGTGACAGGAGCGGTGATGACGAAGAAGCGAGCTCGGCTCTCTCTGAGAGGG GGAGCTCCATCTCGCCGCCGAGTGAAGACCACCCCAGCAGCAACATTCCGCCCGACCGGCCATCGTCGGCACCGCCACCCGCCGCCATGCCTTCTCATTCTCCCCCACCTACGTCGTCCACCACCCCGGAACCCTCCACGGTGGCCTCTAGTCAGCCGACGACGACGCCCTCTCGGCCCGAGACAGCGGCACCTTGCTCGTTTTCGGCTCCTGTTGCAAGCTCCTCGTCCTCTTCTTCCTGCGCCATGCCTTCTTCCCCCACAATGTGGGACTCCACGCAACCAGCGGCTGATGTGGCAGCGGCAACGCCAAGAATGCAGCCGTCCACTTCTCAGCCTGCCGGTGGCGCGGCCGATGTGCCTTCGAGCACACAGCAG GTCCCTGGGGGCCGAATGATCTCGCCTTCCAAGTGGAGCACAGCAGGCAGCGACCCACAGCAGCGGCTCACGTTCATCTTCAAGGGAAACCTGACAGCAGGCGCCCCTTCGACGTCCGCCTCCAGCTGCCACACCACGACACATCCGGTGCTGGCTCTCCCAGGTGGCCCTCCCAGGGGGTCGGCCAAGACGGTCCCCATCAAAGTCCTGACCCTTCCACCGGGTGCCTCTGGCCTCGCCCTCAAGTCGTCCCTTGCTGAGTTGATCTCGCCATCCGGCCAGAGCAGCAGCGGGCCAAGGTCGTCGGCAGCCAGTGGGTCTGTGTCACCGCCGATTCGATTAGTTGTCTCCAAGATGGCGTCTGTCAAGGCTGCCAGCCTCAGCGGTCCCACCAGCGGGAGTAGTGCCAAGAGAGCACTGTCACCTTCTGTCTCACCTTCGCCTTCTGCCGCTCTTGTGAACATGGTCATGAAGTCAGTGATGGTTGCTGGTGCGACGACATCATTAAAGGTTCGTTCGCCAGTGCCCAGCACTGAAGCTCCCAGTTCAGTGGTGCCGTCAAGTACGGCATCGTCAACCGACATGCTGTCGTCAGCGAGGGTGCCTGTGCTCGGCTTGcccgagcagcagcagccaatTGTGAGTGGTGCCTGTGAAATGCCGGTGGGAACGCCACCCGTCACACCTGACGACTCGAGGGAAGCGATGTGTGCAATGGCAGCTGCGCCATCTGTGGTTGTGACTGAGGCAGACACGCACGGggcgtcgtcgtcttcttccgtGGGGGTAGTGGTTTCTGCAACGGACGACAATGGTGGGGAGTGTGGTGCAGATGACGCCTGTTCCGCGGAAGAGCGCCTCGCGTTGCCGGCGACCTGTGTGGACGTTGCGGAAAGCGGCGAGGATGAGCTGGCGGTGTTGAGCCCCACAGTGATAGCCAACCATGTGGGATCACCCCAGCTTCCGGATTCACTGTCTACTTTGCTGGACATGGCGATAGACCCgcctgatgacgatgacgacagTGAGTCGGCCAGTGGCCAGGCATCGCCAGCAGcgccggtgtcgctcctgctcgcAAACCACAAGGATTCGGAAGAGGAAGAGGCAGCAGTGGCAGAGCACGATGTTGACTTAGAATTGCTTCGGACATGTCCTGAGGCCTCTGTGTGTGCACCAGGAGACGAACTGGGGGACCCTGATGGGCTGCTCCGGAATCAAAGGCGGCGGGCAGCACAAG TGCCCTCTCCCGCTGTCGTGGCCGAGGCCGGAGAGTCGGACCACTCGAGCGAGGAGGAGATGTCTCTGAGTGAACTCGCGCACAAATCGCGGGTGCGGCAACCTCGGCTGCCACCGCCGCCACGGCAAGGCAAGGAGAACGAAGGGCTTGTCGTGACGGCAGCAGACTCCCCCGCTCCGACGACTCGTCGTGAGGATGGTGGCCCAGGCCGGCCAAGGCGGCTgacggcagcggtggcggcgggaGAGTCCAAGGCAGTGCGGTCTAGGCTGGGCCAGCAGCAAATGCAAGGCGGCCAGCAGCAGCCACAGGCGTTGGCAAACCAGTCACCAATGGCCATCGTGGCTTCCCTCCCCGCCGAGCGGGGCTCAAGGCGGTCCCCAGCCACAA TGCCCTCTGGCCGCGATCACAGGGCGTCTCCCCCACGACTGCCGAACCAGCGCAACTTCCGGCGGGACTCTGAGGTTAGGGACGAGGACGCTGTGGTCGTCATGAAGAGGAAAACCAGGGCGTCAGGCCCTTCCACGG